GTTTCCCCTTCTGCCTGTCCTTGCATCAGCAAATAGCGGTATTTCATATCGTTGTCCTGCAACTGCTGCATACGTTCAGCTAAACGGACATTTAAGAATATGGAAGCGGAACAGATAACCAGCACAGCCGAAAAAAGAAACAATTCCGGACGAATCCAAGAAGCGACTTTGTTGTAAATCCGTTGATAGAGCGGTAAGGGTGCAGCTTCCTCTTTATCCGTCTTGCAAGAGCCCAAAGCGTCAATCATTACCTTGAAACAACGGTAGGTTTCCAATACTATTTTCTTGGTGTCCTCGATATGTTTCTGCTGACCTTGCATCCTGTTCCTTATCTCGTCAAGCTGGCTTCGGATAGCCTGCAAATCCTTTTCGGGAACAGCCGGGTTACTATGCAGTTCCGACAATGCCTGTTCGATTGCGTTCAGTCTTTCGAGAGTTTCCTCCCGACTGGCTGGCGTCACCTGTGTTTCCTGCTTCTCTTTCAGTTCTGTAACCATTGAGAGAAGCCCCTCTAAAATCAAATTTTCCTCCATGTATTTACAGTTTAAGTTGTTTTTTCTTTTTCTTCTTCTTTCTCAAAAAGGAATCATCGGGTATTTCATCAGCCGGGGCTGACAAACCGGAAAACAGACCGTCTAAACCTACAATAAAAGAATTATTCGCTTTGTCGGGTGCTGATACTGATTTCTGAATAGGTGCAGTAACCGTCTGCTTATTGCTTCCGACTATCGCCTGCCCTACATCCCCAAAACATTTATCCAGTTTGGAGAAACTGAAATTACGGTCTATTTCCGAACCCTTGAACGTGTATTCGCCTTTGGAAAAGGAAACGCCCTGTATCTCGCCCGTCTGCCCCTTATACTTGAACAGGATAGTAATACCCTTTTCCACTAACCGTTCCTGTAACTGCTGCCAGTTCTTGGACTTTCCGATTTCATTCTTTACAGCGTTGTAAATCTCGTATTTCGATTTGTCCGGCTCTTTCAAGCGGTGCTGCTTTACTTGTTCTTTTCCACCAGCGAAATAAAGCCCGTGTTTGGCTTTCAGCTTCTTGCATACTTGTTCGTTACGGTACATATCGTTCCTGTCCGAAATAGTCTTGCCGCTGTTGTCTATACGGTTGAACACGATATGCACGTGCGGATGCTCCCGATCTTGATGGCGCACGATGATATACTGCGTATCGGTAATTTTCATTTCACGCATATATTCCTGCGCAAGCTGTATCATCTTCTCGTCTGTCAATTTGGGTGCATCCACTGCCGAATAGCTTAACGCAATATGTCCGACTGGCTTTTTCAAGTCGGGATTCATCCCGGTCTGCATACAGAAGCTGCGGATTATATCTCCCTGACTTTCTGTCAGTACCCCGTCCGCATGGAGCAAAGCCGCCTGTTCCTTGCCCAACACATAGTTTACGCAGCCCTTAAACCCGCTTCCCTTTTTTATTTTTCCAATCATCCGACAACTGGTTTATAATTTCGACAATCCTGTTTTTCAGTTTCACCAGTTCCACAGCCACCAGTGCGAAACCTCCGGCATTTGCCCGGTGTGCCAGTTGGTTGATGTTGTTGGCTTCCCCTGCCAGCTTGCGGATGGTGTCCGCATCCTGCCTATTCAGCCGGGGTATGACCTCTGCCGAAACAACTGCCTGCCGGACATACTCACTGACACGCAACCCGGCTTCTCCGGCTCTCTTTCTGATGGCGTAATACTGCAACTCGGTCAGTTTCGTACTGACAACCCGTTGCTGCTTCTCTATCCGTTTCTTTGCCGGACGTCCCCCCGGCTTATCCTTTATATTCGTCATAGGTTTTTACGTTTAAATGGTGTCTTAAAAATTGCGACCAACGGGAGAAATTTTCTTTGCGGTGAGCAAAGCAAGGTAGTTTCGGTTTACCGAAACATAACCTTGCTCTCCAAATAAACCGCCAGCCGTTGGTAGTCCTGCCGGACTAAATGCCCCTGCCTCTCTTTTGTCTTGGGGCGGCACGTTGTCCGGTTTCCTGCTTCGTTTCCTGCACTTGGCTGGCTGCGTTTTTCTGTTCCTGCTTCCTGCCGCACAGATAATCGTTCAAGTCCGAATATCCCCTATAATTGTGCGAGAAGTCACGCACACGGTAGGGGTATTCCAATTCGATAGCCCGTGTCGCTTCATATCCAGCCTTGTCATTGTCAAGCATACAGTGGATGCGTTCATACGGGTACAGCACGTCAATGGCTTTCGACACATTGGCGGTAGAGTTAAGAATGGCATAATCCTGCCTGTCAAGGTCGGGCATGGTCGGGCAGTTCTTCATCCGGAGCGTGAGGAAAGAAAGATAGTCCATAAAACCCTCGAATACCAAACACTTCTCTCTCGGCTCTCCCTGCTGCCGTATATGGGTGATGTCTTTCGGGGCGATGCAGCCCTTAAAAAAGGAATTGCGAACCTCGTAACCTCCTGCCATGTTCGGGAAACCGATAGCAAAGAACGGTCTGCCGTTATTGGTAAAGTGGAGTTCCTTACATTCTCTTTTTGCTAGTTCGACATTGATACCCCGTCCCTGCAAGTAACGGAGCAATGCCGGATGGGTAAGGTCACGGACTTCCAAATGTTGGAAACTCGGTTCTGTCCTACGCTGGGGAAAAGAAAAACTGACCGGGCGGACGTGCGGTGTCTGTTCCGCTATCCGGTTTAAAAGGTATGGCAGGCTGTCGGAGCAATAGAGTTCCTTTGCCAGTGCAATGATGTTACCGCCCTTGCCTGCACCAAAGTCATACCAAAGGTTGCGGTCAGTGTTCACCTTGAAAGACGGTTCGTGTTCCTCCCTTAACGGTGATTTGTACCATAAGCCGTTGCCCTGCTGCTTGACAGGAGAGTAGCCTAAACTGTGCAGATAGTCTGCGATGGGTATTTGTTTCACATCTTCGATGTTCATAACATTTTCTTTTTTGGGGATTAAAAAATAGTTGAAAAGTGCGCCAGTCCTGTTTAGTCCATTATATATATACCCGTACCATACTAAACCTGCCTGTTCCGATACAGGGAAATAGTAAGTCCGTTCCTCTTATATATACACCCGGACTAAACCAAACTGACTTTTAATAATGGAAATCGGGATTATAGCGGTAGCCCTTGCCCTCTTTCACAATCATACGCTTGTTCACAAGGAACTTGTTAAGTGACACAAGGACATTGCGTCCACGCTCGTAGCCGATACTCGCATAACCCTGTTTCAATGCCGCTATGACATTGGAATAGCCTTGTACCACCTGCTTGCCGAAACCGTTCTCCAACGCTTTCCGGTGTTGCTGTTCGGTCAGTTCCGTAAGCGGAAAGTTCCTGTCCTGCTTAGGTTGTTGGAATACATAACCGTCCACGATTTCGGGCAAAGCGTTGTCATTGATACGGAATGCGAATGGGTCAAATTCCCGGTCACGTATATGCATCGCCTTTACCTCACTTATGTTGCCGTCCTGCTGGCTTTTCGTGATTTGCAGGACGGTTTCAGCCTTGTTGTTCAGTTCCGTGCCGATATGCCCCCTTGTGTTGTCATCCCCCTTGTTTAAATGTAGAACAGTATGGATATGCAGGTTATATCCGCTTGACCAGCGCATCAAGAGGTTGATTAGGTCAGTCGATTCGCTGGGACTGTTGATGTCGTACATCAAGTCACGGATTCCGTCAATGATGAGCAACCCCACATCGGGCATATTTTCAAGCATATAACCGATAATCTGTTTCCGCTTATCGGGTGTCTGCTCCCTTAGCACGATGAAAACAAAATCGTCCCTGTCCTTGTCGGTAGGCAGTCCGGCAAGCCGCAAAATACGCTCCATGACCTTGTGGCAATGGTATTTGCTCTGCTCGGTATCTACATAGAGGATTTTCCGTTTGTTCGGTGGCAGGTATGCCGAATACTTCAGTACCTCGTCATTCTTCAACGCTGCCGCAACGATAGCGGAAATGTTGAATGTCTTTTTGCTCTTGGCTTTACCCGTGGATGCGCTGAAATTACCCAGCGTGCCAATGGTAGAGCCGTTCACCCAAAGTATTTCGGGCGGTACTTCGTAAGTGTCCGTCACCTTTAGATGAATGGTTTTCCAAAGGGCTGCGAAATCCTCTTTCTGCATGGTGATGTCCTGCCCGGCTTCTATCGCTTTTCTATTTTCCATAGCTGTTATTTCTTTAGAGGACGGTTAAGGATATACTTCTGCGCTTCCTGCTCTATCTGCGCCTGCGTCTTGACCGGGTTCTGACGTAACCATGCTTCCAACTCCGCTTTCTCAAAATAAAGCATTTTGCCCTGCGGCTTGTAATGGGGTATCAAGTTACCCGAAGTCAGCTTGTACAGGTAACTTTTAGAAAGGTTCAAGAACTTGCTCGCTTCATCGAAGCTAAGCACATTCTTTGAAAGGAACAACATCTTTTCGAGTTCGGAAACTCTTAACTCTAAATCTCTTTCCATATTGTTTAGGAATTTAGGTGAAACAATATGAAGGTGCGCACCCTCGTTTTTTTTGTTAACGGGGGCAAAGTTAAGAGCCTGAAAATGAACTCTAATTGACCTTTGTTTGAGCGTTCAATCTATGCTCAACCTTTTTTCAGTTGTTTGATGTATTTGTCTATGATTTCATATCCTTTCGGATAGATATTTTTCGCTTGGTCTGTCGCACTCGACAGGTCAGTACGTGTAAGCGGTTCACCTTTTATCTTCTTCAATATCAGCTTATTGTTTGCTATGACAGACTGCCATTCATAAACGATGTAATTATAACAGCTAAGTTGCATCATAAGATAGGCTAACAGACGGGTATTATTAACTTTCAATACCCCATTCAGTTTGCAGTTGAAAAAATCGGTAAGTATTTTGGCACTGACGGTAGTAGTAAACATATTCGCTTCATTCACACAGTCGGTCAGAAGTTTGATTTCATTGGCTTTCAACGTGGACTTGAAAGGATTGCTTTTGCCCACAATCTTGGTTGGATTAGTATCTGCACTTTCCTCTTTCTCTTTTGGCAAAGCTTGCTCTTGGATGGCAACCGCATCTGTATGGTAATTGCTTTCCTGTTCTTGCAGATAGCGCAAATACTTGGAAAGCACGACAAGATTAACGATAATGGACAAATAGGGAAGCCGCCCATCATAACAGGACGGTTCATGCAAATATGCATCCATATCAAAATCAGAGCAGCGGAAACCGATATACTTTTTTCTTTCATCAGAATTCAAGTCCTCAAAATAACCGCTTTCCCACAAAAAATCAGGAATATCCATATCCAATACAATGTTACGCACGACACGGTATTTTTGTTGGATGGCTACAATATTTTCAGTCACACGGAAAATTTCTTGTCGCAAATAATCCTTTAGCTGGGCTTGCGTCAAATATTCACGTTTTAAAAATAGTGCATCTACTTTAGTTTTATAGTCATGAGCTATACAACTATCTAATATCTTCTGTATTCCTCTGAAATTGGTTTCTATATGATTTTCCATAATCGTGTGCCTTTAAACGTTCTTACTACAAATATAAGGTAAGAATCTCACTTTTCCCGAAAACATCGGCAATAATAAGGAAGAAAAGATAGGATAAGCGTTAAGAAATTATAAAGATATGGGGAAGAAAACTATTAAAGTACACCTTTTCTTTGTATTCGTCATTCAGTACACATTTAGTACACCCTATAAAAACAGAAAACCCTGATAATCAGGTGATTATCAGGGTTTATCCGTACCCAGACCCGGTACGGAGGTGTGGGGCGAATTGAGCTGGTTGAGGGCTACATACATCTTTCCGTCTCGAATGACATTGCATCCGGGATCGGGATTATTGTCCTGAACGGCATAAGGCGAGAGGTCGATTTCATCCTCCTTTTGCAACGTAGCGGTATTGATTAGTGCAATCTTGCCCCTTCCGTGCAAAGCAACGTATGCCCGCTGTTCGTCGATGAAGTTGATTTCTCCGGGTTGCGCCATCTGTTCAAAAGTCATCGTACCTGCTTTCTGCAGCTCGCCGTGCACTCCTCTTGTAAACTTGTGTACCTTATCTCCGAATTTCCCTTCGGGCACAAGTACCGTGTTTCCTTTTGCGAATAGATAACACCCAAAGCCGAATTCGAATGCTTTCTTGTTGTCTGTTGCTTGAGGAGTCAAATCGCCGAACGTGCCGACATAAGCACTTTTGTCCACATAATGTACAAAGGCAAAATGCTGTAGCACATCGTTGGGCGTAGGTTTTGGGTCGTCGTTCTTGTCGCAAGATGTCAGCCCTATGGAGCCGACCAGCATAGCAGAAAAAGCTATGTTCTTCAATGTTGTTGTTCTCATTCTTATTTATGTTTAGAATTATAAAATACCTTTCGAGAAGACGTATCTGAATTTAAGGTGAAACGTCCGTCCCGCCAACGGCTGACGGAACTGATCCCACACTTCTTTGTTCATCAGGTTGTGGCATTCCAAGGCGATGGAATATTTGTTTTTATAAGTCAGTAACAGACCTATATCATAGACGAAACTGCGAGGAATGCGCCGTTTCTGCAATTCGGTAAGTTCCCAAAAGTAGAAGAACTCTTCCGTGAACTTCCCGTCCCAGAATGCCTTGACATACCAGTTCTTGAACAATCGGTCGCTGTGATATTCCGCTCCGAAGTTGGCAAATAGGTAGGGAATATTCGGCAATCGCAAGCCTTTTGTCGGATTGAGGGCTTGAGTGCCCGGCAAATAGTCCAAGACATCGCGCACATCCTGATAAGTCAGATTTCCGTAGGCATAGAGCGTCGGCGTTATATCCAGTTTCAACTCGGTCTCTATACCCTTGATATGCACCTTTTCCGCATTCACATATCCGGCTGCCATATGTTGTTTCATCAGTTTTATCATATCGCTCACCTGCATATAAAAGCCATTTACTTCAAATTGCAATCGCGACAGTCCGAGTACGCCGTTTTTATCTATCAAGAAGCCCAGATTGAAGTTGTGGCTTTTCTCCGGTTTCAGTCCGGCAGCAGGAAAGGTGATGATACCGTCGCCGAACAACTCTTGCGAATTGGGGAGGCGTATTGCCCGTTGGTAAGATGCCTTCAGATGAAAGCCTCTGAACGGTTCGTACTTCATTGCCTCTATCCAGCCGATCTGCGATGTCGTATTGCTCTTTTTTTTCGGAGCCTCAATCATCTCGTATGACGTCAAATCCTCTATCTCGGAGTGGAGATGGAAATACTTTGCAGAGAACATATTCGTCAGTTTCCTGCCGAAGAGTTTCGTCTCCCAAGTCAGTCCCGAAGCGACACTGGTCTTTTTGCTTGGAAATCCTCCGATGACAAAACCAGCATGCTGACTCGCAATGTCATCGCTCGGTTGTCTTCGGGCATAGTTGATAAGCGTGTTCAGGTTCAGACTATGATTGGTGGACAATCTGTAATCAAGGTTGAGGCGTTCGTTGATTTCCAAACCTTTGTCGTTCGAGTTGTGAGGGACATCTCCCGTTTCTCCCTGTCCGTTCGGACTCGGATATATGTTTCCCTCGAAATCGTGATTCACCCGTGCCGTATCCACAAAATTGTTCGTTGTATGTGATAGGGAGAAATGCGACTCGAAGTTAAGGCGGTTGTTCAGTACCCCGCTTTTCATCAGCTTGTTTTCGAGCATAAACATTCCTGATTTGTTTTCGGCGTGCTGGATATTCTTCAATACTCCTTGTATCTCATTGAAACGGTTGTAATACCCGAACTCAGTACTAATCTCATCGAACCAAAGTTTTGTGAAAGCGACTTTTCCTTTCAGCATATACGAACGAAAACGGTCGTGGTCTCGCTTTACCAATAGGTTCTCTCTTTCAGGAACTCTAAATGAGTAATCATTCTTTGCCGATGTATAATAACCTCCCGCACCGAGCAGAATACCGCTCTTCGGAAAGTTCTTGCGCGAGAAGACACTTCCCTTGTGTGTCCGGTAAGAACCCAGTTCGTACGAAGCATCCAAATAGTCCGTACTGAACTCCTTCGTGACGATATTGACGGCACCACCCAAGCCATCGCAACCGAAACGTGCAGGGATAATGCTTTTATAGACCTCTATCCGTTCGATAATATCTATCGGAATCTCATCAAGCGAAAAGGCTCCATCCGACGTATTCATCGGAATACCATCCCAAAGAATCTGAATGCGGTTTCCTTCCAATCCGTGAACGATAATCCTCGAACTGCTTCCCAATCCACCTGTCTGCCCGACCTTCAAACCAATGGTCTTGTTCAAGATGGTTTCTAAAGAAACGGAACGACCTTGCAATTCCTTTGCATTTATCACTGAAACCGCTTCGGGCGACTCTCTGATAACCTGTGCTTTTGTTTTTCCAAAGACGACCACATTTGCCAATTCTGTCGATTCCGGACGTAACTTCAGGGTATGACACTTTTCATTTGCCGTAATTGTGTCGGTAATTGTCTGATAACCTACATAACTCACTCTTAGTACAAGTTTTTGATGGGCATGGATATTTAGTCTCGCCACTCCTTTTCTGTTGGTGGTTGTACCGTTCTTGTACGAAGGATCGTTCAGACCTTTCCATTGCACAGTGGCAAATTCTATACTGTTTCCATTCTCTGCATCAATAACTTTTATTTCGATGGAATGCTGTTGTGCGAACATCGGATAAGCCCACAGCAATAGGATGCTGACGATGAGCACTCTTTTGTATAAATGAACTATTGAGTCGATTGACATATCTTATCTGTTTATGAAAACCCGTGCAAAATTACCCACCTATAAAACAGATAAATAACCCTACTATTCACACTTATACCCCTATTGAGTTTTATATGTGTCAAGTTATCGTTTTCGGGCAGTGTAATGCTCATTCGGGTTATTTTACCCCTGTGCGTCTCCGTACTTTTGCATCTTAGAAAATCAAAACGATACATACATATGAATAAACAAAAAATCAAACCTCTCGATGAGGAACGGGAGAGCCGCAGCCTGCTCTCCAATGCGGTGGTCATACTGCATCTCGTTTTCGGCACACTGCCTCTGCTGCTCGTGGTGTGGGCGGTGGACAGACTGATGAGCGACACGCTCACTTCTACGGCGATATGGATGGTTGGAGCGGCAATGCTGCTGTTCGCCCTGCTTCGCGGCGTGTTTTACGGAACGTCGATCTGGCGGGCGCACCGCTCGGCTTACAACGCCCTCACACGGTTGAGGTTGCGTATCGTGAGCCACTTGCAACGGCTGCCGCTCGGCTTCTTTCAGGAGCGGAAGGTGGGTGACTTGGTGAACATCATCAACCACGACGTGGAGCAAATCGAGATTTATCTGGCACACGGATTGCCCGAAATCCTCTCGGCAACGCTTTTCCCTGCTTTGCTTTGGGTAATTGTTATGGTATTGGACTGGCGGCTGGGACTGTCGCTCATCTCGCTGCTACCGTTGGCATTTCTTTTGCAGATGGCAGTTAAAACGTTTTGGGGCAAGAGTTTCCGACACTTTATGGAAAATACGCAGAAGATGTCGGAAGACCTTCTGGAATATGTGGCTACAATACCAATCATTAAAGCATTCAGCCACGAAGAGACCCGGACAGAGCGAGTTCTCGGAGGTATGCGCGATTATATCCATTGGGTGAAGCGGAGCATGTTCAGCGTTACTGTTCCGATGACGCTCATCACGATGTTCTTGGAGGGCGGCATCGTGGTAATGACCCTTGTCGGGCTAAGGTTGATGAGTTCGGGCGAACTGACCGTAGCACGTTTCATCCTCGCCCTGATATTGGGTGGACTGTTCTCATATTCCTTTGCCAAACAGGCTACGTTCCAGCATTTCAGGATTGTCTATGGTCAATCGTTGGCGAAGGTTCAGTCGATTACCGAAGTACCTGCAAAGGATACGGCAGACAGGGATACGGATGCCATGCAGACCGATGTCTGTTTCGAGCACGTGACATTTGCCTACCCGAATAAGAAAGACTGTGCGTTGTGTGATGTCAATCTGCAATTTCCCAAGGGTAGTCATACGGCTATTGTGGGCGAATCGGGGTCAGGCAAAAGCACACTGGCAAGCCTGATGATGGGTTTCTGGCAACCGCAGTCGGGAACCGTTCGACTGGGCGGCGAGAACCTTGCGGAACTCTCCGAACACAACATTGCCGATTTCTTTTCTATGGTGCAACAAGAGGTATTCCTCTTCAACACGAGCATTCGGGACAATATCCGTATCGGCAAGCCCTCCGCCACGCAAGAGGAGGTGGAAACAGCTGCACGACGTGCACGCATTCACGATTTTATTACGGGGTTACCCAATGGTTACGATACTTTGGCAGGCGAAGCCGGCGTAAAATTCTCCGGCGGAGAGAAACAGCGCATTTCCATTGCACGGATGTTGCTCAAAGACTCGCCGATTGTCATCCTCGACGAAGCCACCGCTGCCTTGGACGGGGAGAACGAGAAACTCATTCAAGAAGCTCTTGATGAATTGCAGCGTAACAAGACCGTCATCACCATCGCCCACCGTCTCAACACCATTCAGGATATGGAACGTATTGTCGTGATGGACAAGGGAAAGGTTGTGGCGACGGGAACACACGGAGAATTGATGGACAACTGCCCACTATATCGCAATATGACGGAAACACAGGAACGGGTAAGCAAATGGCAACTGAAAGAGGAGGAGGTATAAACAATGATACGCAATATATTGAATGAATTGACCGTTCGCGGAGTGCGGCATCTGATAATCTCCGCACTGTTTTTCGTGGTTTATGCCCTTTGCGGAACGGCAATAATGCTTACTGTCCTGTTCCTTATCGACCGCCATATATCGGGCGAAAGCGTTTCGCTCATTTCGGCAGCGTGGATACTCGTTGGTCTGCTGATTTTGAAAACCATATCCAATGCCGTAGCCGATATGAGCAAGCACTTTGCCGGCTTCGATCTCGTGGAGCGCATCCGTGAGAAGATCATCTTGAAACTGAAAATGTTCTCGCTTGGCTTCTACACCAATGAACGGCTGGGCGAGATAAGTACTGTCATTCACAAAGACGTGGACAATATGGAAATGGTGGTGGGGCACCTTTGGACACGGATGTCCGCTGATTTCATCGTGGCGCTGATACTCGGCATCGGGCTGTTCTGGGTGGACTGGCACATGGGGTTGGCGATGATTGCCATCCTTCCTATTGCCCTCTTCTCCTTGTATCGGGGCATCCGTTCGGGAATGAAAGCACAGCAGGAGGCGCAGGACGGTCTGGCGGATATGGTCAGTCTCTTCGTTGAATACGTCAAGGGCATACCTATGCTGAAAGTCTTCGGAGGAAAAGGAATGTTTCGTGACAGACTCGACCACTCTGTTAGTGAATTTGGAGAAAGCAGTAAGAATGCTTCTCGTTTGGCAGCTGTGAGTGTGGGTAGATACACCTTTCTGATAGAATTGGCTTTTGCACTGATGGCAACGCTTGGTCTTTGGTGGACTTGGCGTGGCGAACTTTCCCTTTTCGCTTACCTGATGTTCGTCATCGTATCGAAGGAGTTCTACAAGCCCTTTGTCAATATGGAGAGCCATTGGCTGAACTACATCAAGGTAAAGGACAGCTACGAACGCATTTCCCGTCTGTTGGATGCTCCCGTGATCGTTGATCCCGACCAACCGAAAACGGCGGAACGCTTCGACCTCTCGTTTGATGGTGTCGGTTTCCACTATGAAAAAGAGGGGTTCGAGATGAAAGACCTCACGTTCAACGTACCCGAACGGACGGTAACGGCTCTTGTCGGCTCGTCAGGGTCGGGGAAAACCACCATCACCAATCTGCTGCTCCGCTTCTGGGAACCGCAGGCAGGCTGTATCCGTATCGGCGGAGTGGACATACGGGAAATGGACTACGATTATCTACTCGGCAAAATCAGTGTGGTAATGCAGAACGTCATTCTCTTTTCCGACACCATTGCCAACAATATCAAGGTGGGCAACCGCAATGCCACACAGGGGGAAATCGAGGAAGCCGCACGTCGGGCGATGATACACGACTTCATCGTCAGTCTGCCCGATGGTTACGAAACGAAAATTGGGGAGAACGGTTTGGGACTCTCGGGTGGACAGAAGCAACGCCTCTCCATCGCTCGCGCCTTCCTCAAAGATGCTCCGATCCTCCTTTTAGACGAGATAACGAGCAATGTCGATCCCGTCAATGAGTACAAAATACAGCAAGCAATGTCTGTGCTTATCCGAAAGCGCACGGTCTTGGTCATTGCCCACCATTTGCAGACCATCCGCAATGCCCACCAGATTATCGTGATGGACAAGGGACAGCTTATGGAGAAGGGTATGCACGCCGAACTCGAAGCTAAAGGCGGAATGTATTGCAAACTGCTGTCGATGCAGTAAGATCGCTAAAAAAGAACAGGTAGTAAGACGCATTTATCTTACTGCCTGTTCTCATATTCAGGTAGTGTCCGAAAAAGTGTGTAAGCGTAGTTGTTGCTTTTTTACCACAGGGGCATGCCCCTGTGGTAAAAACTTTGTGGTTTTCTTGTTATTATCCATTTATTTGATACTCCGCTCTTGGAAGTAGGGCAACCTCCTAGCATAAGTCCTTTCTGTCATCTCTCGGGCAACAGATCCTAAAAGGAATACGACGGCACCAGCCGAGGGTAAAGCTCCGCGCATACGTAACGTACGCTTATAGCTGCGATTGAGGCGCTCCACCCAGGTCGTGGAGTAAATCATACGACGAACTTCTTCTGGGAATCTCAGATAGGTGAAGTAGCCTATATTGCGAGGGGAAGACAGAGAGAGGAAACTCCTGTAACTCTTACCCCAACGCTCTGCAAATGTACACAATTTCTCAAATGCCTTGATGGGAGTAAGTCCTATATCTCGAATAGGGAATAACTCATCCAACTCCTGTGTCATCTGAGCTTTATCCCTTTTAGACACAACATTAAGGGCTTGTCGTTTGAAATGGACAACACATAACTGATGAGCTGACTGAGGGAAAGCCGAGCAAATAGCGCGTTCAATACCCTGTAAGGCATCTGAGATAATCAGATCTATCCGTTCCACGCCCCGAGTTTTGAGTGCTTTCAACTCCATCTCCCAATTCAACGCTCCCTCTGTGGGATGATTCACCACACAAAGCACCTCGCGACTACCATCAGGAAGTAGACCGAGCATCGTGTAGTAAGCCTCCTTAGAGACACTATCCTCTCGCCGAGTAAAGGCAAACGTTGCATCAATGTACACTGCCAAATAGTGAGGAGACAATTGGCGTTCTAACCACTTGTAGATCTCTGCCTTACTCGTGTTGGACAGGAAGCTAACTTGCTGTTTACTATAGTGATGACCATAGAGGCGTTCGCACACGGCGCCAATATCTTCGCACGAAAGTCCTCGCGTATAAAGTTCATGGAGGAGAAGGGCGCGTTCGCTTTCTTGATGCGAAAGAATGCCCAAAATTAGGGGCTCGAAACTCCCTGAACGAGTACGTGGAATGCGAAGCTCAAAGCTACATCCATAGCCCCGCCATCGACGGGGACGGAAACCATTGCACTGTTCTCCTTTATGCTCTTGGACAAAAAGAGAACGTTCTTGCTTGGAGAAGGTGTTCAATAATATACGAATAAGTTCGTTAATACCTGACTCCGATGATAGCATTTCCGAAATAAATGCCGACTTTTGTGATGTTGTAAGCTCCATTGTTCTTAGTTTGTTTTTCTTGTTACCACAAAGTTAAGAGCTATGGGGCTTACACACTTTTTTAGGACAGTATCCATATTCAACTGTACCATCCACCTTTGCCATAACACACAAGTAGCGGAGGACTTGTTCTCTTCTTTTCGGTCAGTCTTCTGATTATCCATTTACGGAAACTTTTGGCTTGTGGAGAAGCAAAACGAAATGACAGCATCG
This Alistipes shahii WAL 8301 DNA region includes the following protein-coding sequences:
- a CDS encoding IS256 family transposase — protein: MELTTSQKSAFISEMLSSESGINELIRILLNTFSKQERSLFVQEHKGEQCNGFRPRRWRGYGCSFELRIPRTRSGSFEPLILGILSHQESERALLLHELYTRGLSCEDIGAVCERLYGHHYSKQQVSFLSNTSKAEIYKWLERQLSPHYLAVYIDATFAFTRREDSVSKEAYYTMLGLLPDGSREVLCVVNHPTEGALNWEMELKALKTRGVERIDLIISDALQGIERAICSAFPQSAHQLCVVHFKRQALNVVSKRDKAQMTQELDELFPIRDIGLTPIKAFEKLCTFAERWGKSYRSFLSLSSPRNIGYFTYLRFPEEVRRMIYSTTWVERLNRSYKRTLRMRGALPSAGAVVFLLGSVAREMTERTYARRLPYFQERSIK